A region from the Acidimicrobiales bacterium genome encodes:
- a CDS encoding cupin domain-containing protein has product MTVPSFGDAVVVREADAEVLGMAPVTVRLLADSDATGGALSVMRPRLAEGANGALPHTHTRSAELFYVLGGTVQILTGDQVVTANEGDVAVVPPNMAHAFAAAPGHAAELLIVLTPGIERFGYFRLLERLAKGEATVEDLMASQDLYDNHFLESAAWQEVRG; this is encoded by the coding sequence ATGACCGTGCCGAGCTTTGGTGACGCCGTCGTTGTGCGGGAGGCCGACGCGGAGGTCCTCGGGATGGCCCCGGTGACTGTCCGGCTGCTCGCCGACAGCGACGCCACGGGTGGAGCGTTGAGTGTGATGCGACCGAGGCTCGCGGAGGGCGCCAACGGAGCATTGCCGCACACCCACACCAGGTCGGCCGAGCTGTTCTACGTCCTCGGCGGGACGGTGCAGATCCTCACCGGCGACCAGGTGGTGACGGCCAACGAGGGAGACGTGGCCGTGGTCCCACCCAACATGGCCCACGCCTTTGCGGCCGCGCCCGGCCATGCCGCCGAGCTGTTGATCGTGCTCACGCCCGGCATCGAACGGTTCGGCTACTTCCGGCTGCTCGAGCGGCTCGCCAAGGGGGAAGCCACGGTGGAGGACCTGATGGCGTCACAGGACCTCTACGACAACCACTTTCTGGAGAGCGCGGCCTGGCAGGAGGTTAGGGGGTGA